One genomic segment of Impatiens glandulifera chromosome 6, dImpGla2.1, whole genome shotgun sequence includes these proteins:
- the LOC124942616 gene encoding pentatricopeptide repeat-containing protein At1g52620 isoform X2 has protein sequence MLQRDIIDDYSTGIIVKGLCKQGKIDEGRTVIHERYGTDCIPNIVFYNTLIDGYFRNGDFEKACELFKELKLKGVLPSVRTYGSMINGYCKVGKFEAVDKLLNEMKARGLDNNVEIYNTLLKHGWGKKEIVCEPDIVTYNTRIHTLCKNGSSVEKPLEVVKEAIRNGMEVNKLTYTPIIQCYCRKGEFVNAFNLLIEMTNRGITADVVTYGILIHGLVSAGKIDLALEVRDKMVERGVYPDACIYNVLMNGFCKKGRLSTARELLVEMIDRNVRPDSNVYATLIDGFVRNNEIEGAKQIFENDLDPDVACYNAMIKGFCKLGQLEEAVIYVRRMEKAGKAPDEYTFSTLIDGFVKHNDFKSAFKTIREMVTKKFKPGVIIYTSLINGYCRLGDTERAKELFNEMSSDGLVPNTVTYTAIISGFCKHGKLEEAASFFHKMLSNKCVPNEVTFGCLVNGFSVSNEIIESASFETTSLLLSVFRTMVSDGFDRKTAANDAIVASLCLHGMTKIALQWSNRIFGKGFLSHSVTFTSLLHGVCLEGGSRNWKNVLECNLDESGLCVAVKYSMILDKYVRKDEELTLDDATEILKSLLKEHRNIRSGIL, from the coding sequence ATGCTTCAAAGAGATATAATTGATGATTACAGTACTGGTATAATTGTTAAAGGGTTATGTAAACAAGGGAAGATTGATGAAGGTAGAACTGTTATACATGAGCGATATGGAACTGATTGTATACCTAATATTGTCTTCTACAATACCCTTATCGATGGTTACTTCAGAAATGGCGATTTCGAGAAAGCTTGCGAGCTTTTCAAAGAGCTGAAACTTAAAGGCGTTTTGCCGTCTGTTAGAACTTATGGTTCCATGATCAATGGTTATTGTAAAGTCGGAAAATTTGAAGCTGTTGACAAGCTTTTGAATGAAATGAAGGCGAGAGGACTTGATAATAATGTTGAAATTTACAATACTTTGCTTAAACATGGTTGGGGCAAAAAGGAGATTGTTTGCGAGCCTGATATTGTCACGTATAATACGAGAATTCATACGTTATGTAAGAACGGTTCTTCGGTTGAAAAGCCCTTGGAGGTTGTTAAAGAGGCGATAAGAAATGGAATGGAGGTTAACAAGTTAACATACACTCCTATCATACAATGTTATTGTCGAAAGGGTGAATTTGTAAACGCGTTTAATCTCCTGATTGAGATGACGAATAGAGGGATTACGGCTGATGTTGTGACCTACGGAATTCTCATTCACGGGCTTGTTTCGGCGGGAAAAATTGATCTCGCCCTTGAAGTTCGAGATAAAATGGTCGAGAGAGGAGTTTACCCCGACGCGTGTATTTACAACGTTTTGATGAACGGTTTTTGCAAAAAGGGACGGCTTTCGACCGCAAGAGAATTGCTCGTTGAGATGATCGATAGAAATGTTCGGCCTGATTCGAACGTTTATGCGACTTTAATCGACGGTTTCGTTAGAAACAATGAAATTGAAGGAGCGAAACAGATCTTCGAGAATGATCTTGATCCCGACGTAGCTTGCTACAACGCTATGATTAAGGGTTTTTGTAAGTTGGGGCAGTTGGAGGAGGCGGTTATTTACGTTAGAAGAATGGAGAAAGCTGGTAAGGCGCCGGATGAATATACTTTTTCGACGTTGATTGATGGATTCGTTAAACATAATGATTTCAAGAGCGCGTTCAAGACGATTAGGGAAATGGTTACGAAGAAATTCAAACCGGGCGTTATTATCTATACTTCGCTTATTAACGGTTATTGTCGTTTGGGAGATACCGAAAGAGCGAAAGAGTTGTTTAATGAAATGTCATCCGACGGTTTGGTTCCTAATACAGTTACCTACACCGCGATTATATCGGGGTTTTGTAAACACGGGAAACTCGAGGAAGCAGCTTCTTTCTTCCATAAAATGCTTTCGAATAAGTGTGTTCCGAACGAGGTCACATTTGGTTGTTTGGTTAACGGGTTTTCAGTTTCAAACGAAATAATTGAATCGGCCAGTTTCGAAACGACGTCTTTGCTCTTGAGCGTTTTTAGAACGATGGTATCGGATGGATTTGATCGAAAGACGGCTGCAAATGATGCTATAGTAGCTAGTCTTTGTTTGCATGGGATGACGAAAATAGCTTTGCAATGGAGTAATAGGATTTTCGGCAAGGGTTTCTTGTCGCATTCAGTTACGTTTACGTCTCTTTTGCATGGGGTTTGTTTGGAAGGAGGGTCGAGGAATTGGAAGAATGTTCTAGAATGTAATTTAGACGAAAGTGGACTTTGTGTTGCGGTGAAATACTCAATGATTTTAGACAAATATGTGCGTAAAGATGAAGAGTTGACATTGGATGATGCTACGGAGATTTTAAAGAGTCTATTGAAAGAACATCGAAATATTCGTAGTGGAATATTatga
- the LOC124942616 gene encoding pentatricopeptide repeat-containing protein At1g52620 isoform X1, with amino-acid sequence MSTRLLSRIKPRHELNSSSKPNFSPPLPIHIKSLINQVCEILKTNEKWEENLDNLLSQEEIVPSDVAGLVFSHIQDAELGLKFLDWIDRRPYGCPLDGYAYSPLLNLLAKSRIFTEIETLLKIIKDNGESPTVQAYSSIIASYSDSGLIDKAYEIYKTAVSPPNVFACNSLLNALVKNNRNEIARQVYDEMLQRDIIDDYSTGIIVKGLCKQGKIDEGRTVIHERYGTDCIPNIVFYNTLIDGYFRNGDFEKACELFKELKLKGVLPSVRTYGSMINGYCKVGKFEAVDKLLNEMKARGLDNNVEIYNTLLKHGWGKKEIVCEPDIVTYNTRIHTLCKNGSSVEKPLEVVKEAIRNGMEVNKLTYTPIIQCYCRKGEFVNAFNLLIEMTNRGITADVVTYGILIHGLVSAGKIDLALEVRDKMVERGVYPDACIYNVLMNGFCKKGRLSTARELLVEMIDRNVRPDSNVYATLIDGFVRNNEIEGAKQIFENDLDPDVACYNAMIKGFCKLGQLEEAVIYVRRMEKAGKAPDEYTFSTLIDGFVKHNDFKSAFKTIREMVTKKFKPGVIIYTSLINGYCRLGDTERAKELFNEMSSDGLVPNTVTYTAIISGFCKHGKLEEAASFFHKMLSNKCVPNEVTFGCLVNGFSVSNEIIESASFETTSLLLSVFRTMVSDGFDRKTAANDAIVASLCLHGMTKIALQWSNRIFGKGFLSHSVTFTSLLHGVCLEGGSRNWKNVLECNLDESGLCVAVKYSMILDKYVRKDEELTLDDATEILKSLLKEHRNIRSGIL; translated from the coding sequence ATGTCAACAAGGCTTCTCTCTCGTATCAAGCCTCGTCACGAACTAAACTCATCATCTAAACCTAACTTCTCTCCACCACTCCCAATCCACATCAAATCTCTCATCAATCAAGTCTGTGAAATCCTCAAAACTAATGAAAAATGGGAAGAAAATCTGGACAATCTTCTCTCCCAAGAAGAAATCGTTCCATCCGACGTCGCCGGTCTAGTCTTCAGCCATATTCAAGATGCCGAACTAGGTTTAAAATTCCTCGACTGGATCGATCGTCGTCCTTACGGATGTCCTCTAGACGGGTACGCATATTCTCCTCTCTTAAATCTATTAGCTAAATCCAGAATCTTCACTGAGATTGAAACACTTTTGAAAATCATCAAAGATAATGGAGAATCGCCGACTGTTCAAGCTTACAGTTCTATAATTGCATCGTATTCAGATTCCGGTTTAATCGATAAAGCATATGAGATTTATAAAACTGCTGTTTCTCCTCCAAATGTATTTGCTTGCAATTCTTTGCTTAATGCATTAGTGAAAAACAATAGAAATGAAATTGCACGCCAGGTGTATGATGAAATGCTTCAAAGAGATATAATTGATGATTACAGTACTGGTATAATTGTTAAAGGGTTATGTAAACAAGGGAAGATTGATGAAGGTAGAACTGTTATACATGAGCGATATGGAACTGATTGTATACCTAATATTGTCTTCTACAATACCCTTATCGATGGTTACTTCAGAAATGGCGATTTCGAGAAAGCTTGCGAGCTTTTCAAAGAGCTGAAACTTAAAGGCGTTTTGCCGTCTGTTAGAACTTATGGTTCCATGATCAATGGTTATTGTAAAGTCGGAAAATTTGAAGCTGTTGACAAGCTTTTGAATGAAATGAAGGCGAGAGGACTTGATAATAATGTTGAAATTTACAATACTTTGCTTAAACATGGTTGGGGCAAAAAGGAGATTGTTTGCGAGCCTGATATTGTCACGTATAATACGAGAATTCATACGTTATGTAAGAACGGTTCTTCGGTTGAAAAGCCCTTGGAGGTTGTTAAAGAGGCGATAAGAAATGGAATGGAGGTTAACAAGTTAACATACACTCCTATCATACAATGTTATTGTCGAAAGGGTGAATTTGTAAACGCGTTTAATCTCCTGATTGAGATGACGAATAGAGGGATTACGGCTGATGTTGTGACCTACGGAATTCTCATTCACGGGCTTGTTTCGGCGGGAAAAATTGATCTCGCCCTTGAAGTTCGAGATAAAATGGTCGAGAGAGGAGTTTACCCCGACGCGTGTATTTACAACGTTTTGATGAACGGTTTTTGCAAAAAGGGACGGCTTTCGACCGCAAGAGAATTGCTCGTTGAGATGATCGATAGAAATGTTCGGCCTGATTCGAACGTTTATGCGACTTTAATCGACGGTTTCGTTAGAAACAATGAAATTGAAGGAGCGAAACAGATCTTCGAGAATGATCTTGATCCCGACGTAGCTTGCTACAACGCTATGATTAAGGGTTTTTGTAAGTTGGGGCAGTTGGAGGAGGCGGTTATTTACGTTAGAAGAATGGAGAAAGCTGGTAAGGCGCCGGATGAATATACTTTTTCGACGTTGATTGATGGATTCGTTAAACATAATGATTTCAAGAGCGCGTTCAAGACGATTAGGGAAATGGTTACGAAGAAATTCAAACCGGGCGTTATTATCTATACTTCGCTTATTAACGGTTATTGTCGTTTGGGAGATACCGAAAGAGCGAAAGAGTTGTTTAATGAAATGTCATCCGACGGTTTGGTTCCTAATACAGTTACCTACACCGCGATTATATCGGGGTTTTGTAAACACGGGAAACTCGAGGAAGCAGCTTCTTTCTTCCATAAAATGCTTTCGAATAAGTGTGTTCCGAACGAGGTCACATTTGGTTGTTTGGTTAACGGGTTTTCAGTTTCAAACGAAATAATTGAATCGGCCAGTTTCGAAACGACGTCTTTGCTCTTGAGCGTTTTTAGAACGATGGTATCGGATGGATTTGATCGAAAGACGGCTGCAAATGATGCTATAGTAGCTAGTCTTTGTTTGCATGGGATGACGAAAATAGCTTTGCAATGGAGTAATAGGATTTTCGGCAAGGGTTTCTTGTCGCATTCAGTTACGTTTACGTCTCTTTTGCATGGGGTTTGTTTGGAAGGAGGGTCGAGGAATTGGAAGAATGTTCTAGAATGTAATTTAGACGAAAGTGGACTTTGTGTTGCGGTGAAATACTCAATGATTTTAGACAAATATGTGCGTAAAGATGAAGAGTTGACATTGGATGATGCTACGGAGATTTTAAAGAGTCTATTGAAAGAACATCGAAATATTCGTAGTGGAATATTatga
- the LOC124942046 gene encoding N-terminal acetyltransferase A complex catalytic subunit NAA10-like → MVCIRKATLDDLLAMQACNLLCLPENYQMKYYIYHILSWPQLLYVAEDYGGKIVGYVLAKMEEESSECHGHITSLAVVRTHRKLGLATKLMTAAQNAMEQVFGAEYVSLHVRKSNRAAFNLYTETLQYQIHDIEAKYYADGEDAYDMRKQLKGKSHHQHHGHHHHGGGCCSSRETNQKSSEGHASSSVA, encoded by the coding sequence ATGGTTTGCATACGGAAAGCGACGCTAGACGATCTCCTAGCGATGCAAGCTTGCAATCTCTTATGTCTACCTGAAAATTACCAAATGAAGTACTACATCTACCACATCCTCTCATGGCCGCAGCTCCTATACGTCGCCGAAGATTACGGAGGCAAGATCGTCGGCTATGTCTTAGCCAAAATGGAAGAAGAAAGCTCCGAGTGTCATGGTCATATAACCTCCCTCGCCGTCGTTCGCACTCATAGAAAACTGGGTCTTGCAACAAAACTCATGACCGCCGCTCAAAACGCAATGGAACAGGTATTTGGAGCAGAATATGTTTCACTCCATGTGAGGAAGAGTAATCGAGCTGCGTTCAATTTGTATACTGAAACGTTACAGTATCAGATTCATGATATTGAAGCTAAGTATTATGCTGATGGTGAAGATGCTTATGATATGAGAAAACAATTGAAAGGGAAGAGTCATCATCAGCATCATGGACATCATCATCATGGAGGTGGATGTTGTTCATCCCGAGAGACTAATCAAAAGAGTTCTGAGGGACATGCTTCTTCCTCGGTGGCTTAA
- the LOC124941317 gene encoding LIM domain-containing protein PLIM2b-like has protein sequence MSFTGTTDKCKACDKTVYFVDLLSADGVTYHKSCFKCSHCKGTLVMSNYSSMDGVLYCKTHFEQLFKESGNFSKNFQGGKQERENSITRGPTKVSSMFSGTQDKCPTCTKTVYPFEKVTMEGESYHKSCFKCAHGGCPLSASSYAALNGVLYCKHHFAQLFLEKGSYSHVLEATTHRRTNSTDQEEEHKESTEEKHEKEEEGEGEKEAKDDDPSEEVQE, from the exons ATGTCATTCACAGGAACTACAGATAAATGCAAAGCTTGTGATAAGACAGTTTATTTTGTTGATCTCTTATCAGCTGATGGAGTCACTTATCACAAATCTTGCTTCAAATGCAGCCATTGCAAGGGAACTCTTGTG atgAGCAATTACTCCTCTATGGATGGAGTACTCTATTGCAAGACTCATTTTGAACAACTCTTTAAAGAGTCTGGCAATTTCAGCAAGAATTTTCAAG GTGGAAAACAAGAAAGGGAGAATTCAATT ACAAGGGGACCAACAAAGGTTTCATCCATGTTCTCTGGAACACAAGACAAGTGCCCAACTTGTACCAAgactgtttacccatttgaaaaG gTAACAATGGAAGGAGAATCATACCACAAATCATGCTTCAAGTGTGCCCATGGAGGTTGTCCTCTTTCAGCTTCTTCTTATGCAGCCCTTAATGGAGTCCTCTATTGTAAGCACCATTTTGCTCAACTGTTCTTGGAGAAAGGTAGTTACAGCCATGTTCTCGAGGCTACAACTCATCGAAGGACCAATAGTACTGATCAAGAAGAGGAACATAAAGAATCAACCGAAGAAAAACacgagaaagaagaagaaggagaaggagaaaaagAGGCTAAAGATGATGATCCGAGTGAAGAAGTACAAGAGTAG
- the LOC124941316 gene encoding (+)-neomenthol dehydrogenase-like has translation MDTETKRYAIVTGANKGIGLEICRQLISNGITVILTARDEKRGIEAVENLLKESIGGDELVIFHQLDVADPSTIPILVDFVRSKFGKLDILVNNAGIGGSSIDADAMKAAAALPGGILANSRKAMIQTYELAEECIQINYYGAKRMIEAFIPLLQLSDSPRIVNVSSSMGKLKNIPNERAKEVLNDMESLTNERIDDVLNEFLKDFKEEKLEDKGWPDFLGAYILSKAAMNAYTRLVAKKFPNILVNCVCPGFVKTDMNYNMGVLSVEEGAASPVRLALLPKDGPSGTYFVRSEISSFVE, from the exons ATGGACACTGAAACGAAAAG GTATGCGATCGTAACAGGTGCGAACAAAGGAATTGGATTGGAAATATGCAGACAGTTGATTTCCAATGGCATAACTGTGATTCTGACTGCTAGAGATGAGAAAAGAGGAATCGAAGCTGTTGAGAATCTGCTTAAAGAGAGTATTGGAGGAGATGAACTCGTCATCTTCCATCAGCTTGATGTTGCAGATCCGTCTACTATTCCTATCCTTGTTGATTTCGTCAGATCTAAGTTCGGAAAGCTTGATATATTG GTGAACAATGCTGGGATAGGAGGATCATCAATTGATGCTGATGCAATGAAAGCTGCTGCTGCTTTG CCTGGAGGAATTCTAGCCAATTCTAGGAAAGCAATGATTCAGACTTATGAATTGGCTGAAGAATGCATTCAGATAAATTACTATGGTGCAAAAAGGATGATTGAAGCATTTATTCCACTCCTCCAGCTTTCTGATTCACCAAGGATTGTTAATGTCTCTTCTTCCATGGGAAAACtgaag AACATACCCAACGAAAGGGCTAAAGAAGTGCTAAATGATATGGAGAGCTTAACAAATGAAAGAATAGACGATGTGTTAAATGAATTCCTAAAAGATTTTAAAGAGGAAAAGTTGGAAGATAAGGGATGGCCTGATTTTTTGGGTGCCTATATCTTGTCAAAAGCCGCCATGAATGCTTACACAAGGCTTGTAGCCAAGAAGTTTCCGAACATTCTTGTGAATTGCGTTTGCCCTGGTTTTGTGAAGACCGACATGAACTATAACATGGGGGTATTGTCTGTGGAAGAAGGTGCTGCGAGTCCGGTTAGACTGGCTTTGTTGCCTAAAGATGGGCCTTCTGGGACTTACTTTGTGAGGAGTGAAATCTCTTCTTTTGTTGAGTAA
- the LOC124943913 gene encoding (+)-neomenthol dehydrogenase-like, with protein sequence MHATRYAIVTGANKGIGLEICRQLISNGITVILTARDEKRGVEAVENLLKESNYGNDELVIFHQLDVTDPSTIPILVDFVGSKFGKLDILVNNAGIGGTSSNADAMKAAAALPGGVQANFRKAMIETYELADECIQINYYGAKRMIEAFIPLLELSDSPRIVNVSSSLGKLKNIPNERAKGVLNGMESRTNERIDDVLSEFLKDFKEERLEDKGWPDFMGAYILSKAAMNAYTRLVAKKFPNILVNSVCPGVVKTDMNHNMGILSVEEGAASPVRLALLPKDGPSGTYFERSEISSFVE encoded by the exons ATGCATGCGACAAGGTATGCGATCGTAACAGGTGCGAACAAAGGAATTGGATTGGAAATATGCAGACAGTTGATTTCCAATGGCATAACTGTGATTCTGACTGCTAGAGATGAGAAAAGAGGAGTCGAAGCTGTTGAGAACCTGCTTAAAGAGAGTAATTATGGAAATGATGAACTCGTCATCTTCCATCAGCTTGATGTTACAGATCCGTCTACTATTCCTATCCTTGTTGATTTCGTCGGATCTAAGTTCGGAAAGCTTGATATATTG GTGAACAATGCTGGAATAGGAGGAACATCAAGTAATGCCGATGCAATGAAAGCTGCTGCTGCTTTG CCTGGAGGAGTTCAAGCCAATTTTAGGAAAGCAATGATTGAGACTTATGAATTGGCTGATGAATGCATTCAGATAAATTACTATGGTGCAAAAAGGATGATTGAAGCATTTATTCCACTCCTCGAGCTTTCTGATTCACCAAGGATTGTCAATGTCTCTTCTTCCTTGGGAAAACTCaag aacatACCCAACGAACGGGCTAAAGGAGTGCTAAATGGTATGGAGAGCCGAACAAATGAAAGAATAGATGATGTGTTAAGTGAGTTCCTAAAAGATTTTAAAGAGGAAAGGTTGGAAGATAAGGGATGGCCTGATTTTATGGGTGCCTATATCTTATCCAAAGCTGCCATGAATGCTTACACTAGGCTTGTAGCCAAGAAGTTTCCTAACATTCTCGTGAATTCTGTTTGCCCTGGTGTAGTGAAGACCGACATGAACCATAACATGGGTATATTGTCTGTGGAAGAAGGTGCTGCTAGTCCGGTTAGACTGGCTTTGTTGCCTAAAGATGGGCCTTCTGGGACTTACTTTGAGAGGAGTGAAATCTCTTCTTTTGTTGAGTAA